The Oceanispirochaeta sp. M1 DNA segment AACTATATGATTATGTAAATTGGTATAATAATAAAAGGATTCATGGGTCTCTGGGGTATTTAACACCAGTGGAATACAAAACTTTGATGTCCGAGAAAATAGTGTCCTAAAAGGGGTTGCCGATCCATAACGATTTTCATTCTACAGCTCTACAAATGTTATTTGTAGTAACTGTCTTTCAGTTTAGGTAAGCCTATTTACCTGTGAAACTATAAGATCTTAGTTTCTAAGTCATCAGTATCATTTTAGTTTATGTAAAGTGATTGTTAAATATATTGAAGAGAAAATATTAGATTGGAATTCTAATTACTAGAAATGTGTTTCGATAACTTGTAATGAAGATATAATATTAGATAGAGTTTTAAGATTTTATGTAAAAAATCAAAATATTTACATAGTTCCAAATAATATTTTTGAATTGGAGGTGACTATTTGAAGGAAATTAATAAAATATGAGTAAACCAATATTGTCAATTTGTATTCCTACATATAATAGAGCAGATAAGGTTCTAAAATGCATCTTGTCTTCACTAGAAGTTGTATCAAATGAAATAGAAGTTTTTGTCTGTGATAATGGTTCAGAAGATGATACATGGAATGTTCTAAATTCTATCATTGATAATCGATTGCGTATTATTAGAAATAGTGTAAATTGTGGTTTTGCTTTAAATTTACTACGTGTAGTAGAAGAGTCAAAAAGTAATTTCGTATTTTTAATGAGTGATGATGATCTCGTAAATCCTAAGTTTATAGATTCTATTATCGAAGAACGTTTGTTGGAATCATCTAATCTTGGCTTGATTTATGGAAGTATTTATTCCATTGGAGATAAGAATTATTACAGTAAATATAACGATACAGTATGTAGAGGTTCTTTAGCATATAAAAGATGTGCAATAAAGCATCCTTATATGTCGAGTATGCTATTTTCAAAGTCTGAAATTGACTTTGAGCGACTTCGTTCATATATAAAAAATGAAAAACATTTTATGTATCCACAAGAAGTAATGGTTTTAATGATCTTGAACAGACAAAAGGAGGCTATCTTAAGATCTGACATTGCATGTTATCAAGGAGAACCTGGGAAATCGTTTATTGAAGATGAGACAGAATATTTTAATTATTCACAAAGAATAGAGTTAGTTGCACAATATATAAGAATTAGTGATGATATTTCTTTGAATAGAAATCTGTCAAGAATACTATACAAGAACTTAGCAGATATTGTTGTACAAGTATTATTTGATAAAATCGCTTGGGGAAACTTAAAATCATTCAAGCTAAAATTAAAG contains these protein-coding regions:
- a CDS encoding IS3 family transposase, translated to LYDYVNWYNNKRIHGSLGYLTPVEYKTLMSEKIVS
- a CDS encoding glycosyltransferase family 2 protein yields the protein MSKPILSICIPTYNRADKVLKCILSSLEVVSNEIEVFVCDNGSEDDTWNVLNSIIDNRLRIIRNSVNCGFALNLLRVVEESKSNFVFLMSDDDLVNPKFIDSIIEERLLESSNLGLIYGSIYSIGDKNYYSKYNDTVCRGSLAYKRCAIKHPYMSSMLFSKSEIDFERLRSYIKNEKHFMYPQEVMVLMILNRQKEAILRSDIACYQGEPGKSFIEDETEYFNYSQRIELVAQYIRISDDISLNRNLSRILYKNLADIVVQVLFDKIAWGNLKSFKLKLKKIGFYISVLKIKGVGLYLGVRFLLRVLRTSSFVKIIMKIKSLIKSS